A genomic region of Ktedonobacterales bacterium contains the following coding sequences:
- a CDS encoding PucR family transcriptional regulator ligand-binding domain-containing protein has translation MTFTVNDALKVGPLRFARVLAGGDGLSHPLSYVNVMEVPDILKWVKRDELLLTTLYPMRDMTISPGELVRELSQRNLAGIAVKIGRYVDAVPDEMVEAAEREHLPLLELQADVSFNDIINSLLAEILNAQANRLRHSQDVHQRFTDIVLAGGGLGEIAENLSALVQNPILIVGPERRILASAENTESTGLLTQLISKQGDHQQLAASELNESLKSSKAATTTRRMLHVGSETFTCAVRPIRVGAALYGSIIAVLSNQELNDGMVMAIDHAATVAAIDIMKQQAILNVERRFQADFLDDLLSGRIQSSEAISARASALAWNLDRPALVIVIAFHRAGQDPAQRWRNHGSFRRDGIRIVDLARAALSKLDRGVILWERSDSLVALLTEPCAHHTQPTLVRQASMQFAGQINEELHMAGGEGCSTIGVGRAYSDPLKLHLSYEEARQALVIGAKVWGSGAVTHFEDLGVYRILHHHPDKGELDSFAEEVLGKLIEYDRKRNTDLVETLDVLMDCNLNISVAARRLYLHYNSLRYRLQKIEELIGPFVDDAHQRFNLQFALRIRKARQL, from the coding sequence ATGACGTTCACGGTGAATGATGCCTTGAAAGTTGGCCCGCTTCGATTTGCCCGCGTGCTGGCAGGGGGTGATGGACTGAGCCATCCACTCTCCTATGTCAACGTCATGGAAGTGCCAGACATCCTCAAATGGGTCAAACGCGATGAGCTGCTTTTAACCACTCTCTATCCAATGCGCGATATGACCATTTCACCCGGCGAATTAGTACGCGAACTCTCTCAGCGTAACCTCGCGGGGATTGCCGTCAAAATCGGGCGCTATGTGGATGCCGTACCCGATGAAATGGTTGAGGCCGCCGAACGCGAACACCTACCCCTGCTTGAGCTTCAAGCGGATGTCTCCTTTAACGACATCATCAATTCCTTACTGGCTGAGATCCTCAATGCCCAGGCCAATCGCCTGCGCCATTCCCAGGATGTCCACCAGCGCTTCACCGACATTGTGCTGGCGGGCGGCGGCCTGGGGGAAATTGCTGAAAATCTAAGCGCGCTGGTCCAAAACCCGATCCTTATCGTCGGCCCCGAGCGCCGGATACTGGCGTCAGCCGAAAACACTGAGAGCACTGGTCTGCTGACACAGCTTATCAGTAAACAGGGCGACCATCAACAGCTTGCGGCCAGCGAATTGAATGAGAGCCTCAAAAGCTCAAAAGCGGCAACGACGACCAGACGCATGCTCCATGTTGGCAGCGAAACCTTTACCTGTGCTGTGCGGCCCATTCGGGTGGGCGCCGCCCTTTATGGCTCAATTATTGCTGTGCTGAGTAATCAGGAGCTGAATGATGGCATGGTTATGGCTATCGATCACGCTGCAACCGTCGCTGCAATAGACATCATGAAACAGCAAGCCATTCTCAATGTCGAGCGGCGCTTTCAAGCCGATTTCCTCGACGACCTGCTCTCCGGGCGCATCCAGTCAAGCGAGGCTATCTCAGCAAGGGCCAGCGCGCTGGCCTGGAACCTTGACCGACCAGCGCTGGTCATCGTCATTGCCTTTCACCGCGCGGGCCAGGATCCGGCCCAACGCTGGCGCAATCATGGCTCTTTCCGGCGTGATGGCATCCGAATTGTCGATCTGGCGCGCGCGGCGCTTTCGAAGCTTGATCGTGGGGTCATCCTCTGGGAACGTTCGGATAGCCTGGTTGCTTTGCTGACTGAACCCTGTGCGCACCATACTCAGCCGACGCTTGTACGCCAGGCCAGCATGCAGTTTGCCGGGCAAATCAACGAGGAATTACACATGGCCGGAGGCGAGGGTTGCTCCACGATTGGCGTAGGCCGCGCCTACAGCGATCCGCTCAAGCTGCATCTCAGCTATGAAGAGGCCCGTCAGGCGTTGGTCATTGGAGCCAAGGTTTGGGGCAGCGGCGCGGTCACACACTTTGAGGATTTGGGGGTCTATCGCATTCTGCACCACCACCCCGATAAAGGCGAATTGGATAGTTTTGCTGAAGAGGTTCTGGGCAAACTCATCGAATATGACCGCAAGCGCAATACTGATCTGGTCGAGACATTGGATGTGCTGATGGATTGCAATCTCAATATCTCTGTCGCAGCGCGCCGCCTCTATCTACATTACAACAGCCTGCGCTATCGTCTCCAAAAGATTGAAGAACTGATCGGCCCCTTCGTTGATGACGCCCATCAACGCTTCAACCTCCAATTCGCCCTGCGCATCCGCAAGGCCAGGCAACTGTAA